GGCCGACGATGCGGCTTTCCGTGCGGGCGGATTCGGAAAACACCTCGTCGGCCAGTACAAGGCCTTCGGCACGCAGCGCCTGCTGCCGTTCAATGATTGCAGCAAGCAGCAGGGCCAGCCGTTCGCCATTGCCGAAACGGTCCGGTTCCCGATCGGCGACGGCGGTGAGGACGGAGAGATCATGCTCGTGGCCGAGAATATCGACCAGCCGCTTGGTGTCGGCGCGCTTGGCGCGCATGGCAGACGGCCAGAGGCGGCGCATCAGGCCAAGATGCATCCAGTAGGTCTGGCCCGCCTTGCGCAATTCGTGGAAATGTTCGACATCCGCCTGCTCGCGACAACAGGAGAGCGCCTTGCGCGCTTTGACCCTCTGTTTCGCCCAGCCGGTTCTCACCAGTCTTGCGGTCTTGTTCAGGTCATCAGGCAGGGAAAGGTCCTCCAGCCTTTCGCGTCCCTTTTCGCAGCCGGCAATGGCCGCCGCAATCGCCTCATCGAGACCGGCTTCGTGGTCAAGGGCATCGTCGCGGCGCTCGCGCAGCATCACGGTAACCGACCGCAATGCCTCGCCCTGCGTATCGGAAGCCGCAAAGGCCTCGAGATATTCCGCGGTTTCCACCAGCGCCGTCGCATCACGCGCAAAGGCGAGCGAGCGGGCGATATCGCGGAAGCGCGTATTTTCCTCGCGGGCGAAATCTGGCGCCACCTTGCGGATCAGGCGATAGAGCGCCCGCAACCGCTTGAAGCGCTTGCGGGCATCGTGCACCGCCTCATGCGATCCCGACGGCTGGTCGCGCAGGATGGTGACCGCATCGTCGATCAGTTCCAGTCCGGCCCGGCGGATTTCATCGCCAAAGGGCTTTTTCGGATCAATTCTGAAGGGCATCCGACAGGTCTCCGTTCGGACAGTCCATGGCAAGCGACTGGTTGGAGAAGCGCTTGTCCCCGGTGACTTCCCTGCCCAGCCAGGACGGCAGATCGGGATTGGCATTCTCGTCATTCATCTCGACTTCGGCCACGACCAGCCCGCGATATTGTCCTTCGAAAACATCCACCTCCCAGGTGAAGCCGCCATGGTCCACCGTGTGGCGCGTCTTCTCGATCACCACGCCCGGTGCGCTCGCCATCAGCTCTTCTGCGTCTTTGAGGGGAATGGAATATTCATATTCATCGCGGACAAGCGCGCTTGCGCCGATCTTGATGGTCAGTGTGGCATCACGCCCGTCGACGATCCTGACCCGGACCGAGCGATTTTCCAGCGAGGCGACATATGCCTGCCGAAAAGCCATGCTATGTGTCACCTCATCGCGCCATTCACCGCCTGCAACAAGAAACTTCCGTTCGATTTCCTTGGCCATGCTGTCTCCGCAAACTGGGGGGTCAGATTATCGCAAGAGA
This is a stretch of genomic DNA from Agrobacterium fabrum str. C58. It encodes these proteins:
- a CDS encoding CHAD domain-containing protein, whose product is MPFRIDPKKPFGDEIRRAGLELIDDAVTILRDQPSGSHEAVHDARKRFKRLRALYRLIRKVAPDFAREENTRFRDIARSLAFARDATALVETAEYLEAFAASDTQGEALRSVTVMLRERRDDALDHEAGLDEAIAAAIAGCEKGRERLEDLSLPDDLNKTARLVRTGWAKQRVKARKALSCCREQADVEHFHELRKAGQTYWMHLGLMRRLWPSAMRAKRADTKRLVDILGHEHDLSVLTAVADREPDRFGNGERLALLLAAIIERQQALRAEGLVLADEVFSESARTESRIVGLLWRQAAK
- a CDS encoding CYTH domain-containing protein, with the protein product MAKEIERKFLVAGGEWRDEVTHSMAFRQAYVASLENRSVRVRIVDGRDATLTIKIGASALVRDEYEYSIPLKDAEELMASAPGVVIEKTRHTVDHGGFTWEVDVFEGQYRGLVVAEVEMNDENANPDLPSWLGREVTGDKRFSNQSLAMDCPNGDLSDALQN